One segment of Nitrospira sp. DNA contains the following:
- a CDS encoding efflux RND transporter permease subunit — protein MNLSFFIDRPIFASVLSIVIIVVGLVAMLALPIAQFPEITPPVVQIEADYPGASADVVAESVARPIELQLPGIDHLLYFDSTSTNDGHVTIKLTFEIGTNVDIAQVQTQNRQKLAEPQLPPEVIRQGVTVKKMSPDLLTVMVLNSDDPQQDALFLSNFAILRILDNIKRLPGVGDAQVFGQQNYSMRLILDPVRMAQLGLTPTDIANVVREQNRDFPAGTVGREPMPIPTELTLPLITEGRMTDVREFEDMIVRAMPNGSMVRLKDVARVELGAQSYVLEGRYNRKPTALLLTFLLPGANALDTVKGIRAEMERLSRIFPPGVTYDIPYDTTRFVDVSIKEVVKTLGEAMVLVILVVYLFLQSWRATLIPVLAVPVSLIGTFAGMAVLGFSINTLTLFGLVLAIGIVVDDAIVVVENVERHLANGLSRKNAAKKAMGEVAGPVIAIVLVLCAVFVPVGFLGGITGQLYKQFAITIAVSVAISGFVALTLSPALCALVLKPSHGPRTGFFELFNRMFGWVQERYATGVSFTLKHIVLSLALCAVVIGVTVRLFTMIPMAFLPEEDQGYFITVVQLPDGASKKRTDAVVDRIEQYYHTLPAIYATQALSGQNFVFNTRGTNTATLFAPLKHWDERKGKQDHVKALIGSAFGEFAKIPGSLILAFNAPSIRGLGATGGFSVQLQDPSGGDFQQFGAVAQEFVEKARQDPAIGAVSTSFRVSAPRVHAKINRERAKALGVPISEVFDTLQAYFGNLYINDFVKFGRVYRVQTEAEPQYRSRPADISKIYVRTLNGRETSMIPLDTVVSTTYSSGPDPV, from the coding sequence ATGAACCTCAGTTTTTTTATCGACCGGCCGATTTTCGCCTCGGTCCTTTCCATCGTCATCATCGTCGTGGGCTTGGTGGCAATGTTGGCCCTGCCCATCGCTCAATTTCCAGAAATCACTCCCCCGGTGGTGCAGATCGAAGCCGACTATCCCGGCGCGAGCGCGGATGTCGTGGCGGAATCGGTCGCCCGCCCCATCGAGTTGCAGCTGCCCGGGATCGACCACCTTCTCTATTTCGATTCGACGAGTACGAACGACGGTCACGTGACCATCAAGCTCACCTTCGAAATCGGCACGAACGTGGATATCGCGCAAGTCCAGACACAGAATCGCCAGAAGCTGGCCGAGCCGCAGCTTCCGCCGGAAGTCATTCGTCAAGGAGTGACCGTTAAAAAAATGTCGCCGGATTTGCTGACGGTGATGGTGTTGAATTCCGACGATCCGCAGCAAGATGCGCTCTTCCTCTCGAATTTCGCGATCCTGCGAATCCTCGACAATATCAAGCGGTTGCCCGGCGTCGGCGATGCGCAGGTCTTCGGGCAGCAGAACTACAGCATGCGGCTTATCCTCGATCCGGTGCGTATGGCGCAGTTGGGCCTGACGCCGACCGACATCGCGAATGTGGTGCGCGAACAGAACCGTGACTTTCCCGCTGGAACCGTCGGACGGGAGCCCATGCCGATTCCTACAGAACTCACGCTTCCGCTCATCACCGAGGGGCGCATGACCGACGTGCGCGAATTCGAGGATATGATCGTTCGCGCAATGCCGAACGGGTCGATGGTTCGTCTCAAAGACGTGGCGCGGGTCGAGTTGGGAGCGCAATCCTACGTGCTCGAAGGCCGCTATAACCGTAAACCTACCGCGCTGCTGCTCACTTTTCTCTTACCCGGCGCCAACGCCCTCGACACGGTCAAGGGAATTCGCGCCGAAATGGAGAGGCTCAGTCGTATTTTTCCGCCCGGCGTCACCTATGACATTCCCTACGACACGACGCGCTTTGTCGATGTCTCCATCAAGGAAGTGGTGAAGACCTTGGGGGAAGCCATGGTCTTGGTCATCCTGGTGGTGTACCTCTTTCTTCAAAGCTGGCGCGCGACATTGATTCCCGTTCTGGCGGTTCCGGTCTCGCTGATCGGAACTTTTGCCGGAATGGCGGTTCTCGGGTTCTCCATCAATACCCTCACCCTCTTCGGCTTGGTGCTCGCCATCGGAATTGTGGTGGATGATGCCATTGTGGTCGTGGAGAACGTGGAGCGTCATCTGGCGAATGGACTGTCACGGAAAAATGCGGCCAAGAAGGCCATGGGAGAGGTGGCCGGCCCTGTGATCGCCATCGTGCTGGTACTGTGCGCGGTCTTTGTGCCGGTGGGATTTCTCGGAGGCATCACCGGCCAATTGTACAAGCAGTTTGCGATCACGATTGCGGTCTCCGTCGCGATCTCCGGGTTCGTCGCACTGACGCTCAGCCCCGCCCTCTGCGCCCTCGTGCTGAAGCCGAGTCATGGGCCACGCACAGGCTTCTTTGAGCTGTTTAACCGGATGTTCGGGTGGGTTCAAGAGCGGTATGCAACAGGCGTGAGTTTCACGTTGAAACACATCGTGCTCTCGCTCGCGCTGTGCGCGGTCGTGATCGGTGTCACCGTGAGATTGTTCACGATGATTCCTATGGCCTTCCTACCGGAAGAGGACCAGGGGTATTTTATTACCGTCGTTCAGCTGCCTGATGGGGCGTCGAAAAAGCGGACAGACGCGGTCGTCGATCGAATCGAGCAGTACTACCATACCTTGCCGGCGATCTATGCAACACAAGCGCTCTCGGGACAGAACTTCGTCTTTAATACCAGAGGAACCAATACGGCGACTCTCTTCGCGCCCCTCAAACATTGGGATGAACGGAAGGGCAAGCAGGACCATGTCAAGGCGTTGATTGGGAGCGCGTTCGGAGAGTTTGCGAAGATACCCGGTTCGCTGATCCTGGCGTTTAATGCTCCCTCGATCCGGGGTCTGGGCGCCACCGGCGGGTTTTCCGTGCAGCTACAAGATCCGAGCGGCGGGGATTTTCAGCAGTTCGGCGCGGTCGCTCAGGAGTTCGTCGAAAAGGCACGCCAGGATCCGGCGATCGGAGCGGTCAGTACCAGTTTTCGCGTGAGCGCGCCTCGCGTGCACGCCAAGATCAATCGAGAGAGGGCCAAGGCGCTCGGTGTGCCCATCTCCGAAGTGTTCGACACGCTTCAGGCCTATTTCGGCAACCTGTACATCAACGATTTTGTGAAATTCGGTCGTGTCTATCGAGTGCAGACCGAAGCCGAGCCCCAGTATCGATCGCGCCCGGCCGATATCAGCAAGATCTATGTTCGAACATTGAATGGTCGAGAGACATCAATGATCCCGCTCGATACAGTCGTCTCGACGACCTATTCCAGCGGGCCTGATCCCGT
- a CDS encoding efflux RND transporter periplasmic adaptor subunit, translating into MDETTRKRLTLGVTLFVGASGLFGCKGEAGSSAPRPIPEVQVVQVTTQTVPDEPEFIGQAEASSIVEIRPQVTGIIKQRFFPEGRDVKQGDRLYEIDPVPFQAAFVSAKGRVAQAEARLVQAKQDLARVKPLLVEDAVSQKDVDDAVAEDLAARAALEAAKGDLVKAKFDLDNTVITAPVDGLIERTRYYQGRLVTAQTDLLTVIHQVDPMYVIVSAPESFLLKRRRDTLSKRIQHPGIYKLTGTMIFVDGTTYAHEGVLDFAEIGLQVQTGSRQARVVFPNPDRVLLPGQFVTVRFHGVSKPNAILVPQRAVQQGPKGAVVYVVGQGDQVEVRDVKATDWQGDQWLIEEGLHAGERVMLEGFQRVVPGAQVKPVTVASTQSDTPPAPTGGAEQAK; encoded by the coding sequence ATGGATGAGACGACCCGCAAGAGACTCACGTTAGGCGTAACTCTTTTCGTCGGAGCATCCGGCTTGTTTGGGTGCAAAGGCGAAGCCGGCTCCTCCGCGCCTCGTCCGATTCCCGAAGTGCAGGTCGTCCAAGTCACCACTCAGACTGTTCCCGATGAACCGGAGTTTATCGGGCAAGCCGAGGCGTCGAGTATCGTCGAGATTCGTCCGCAAGTCACCGGCATCATCAAGCAACGGTTTTTCCCCGAGGGGCGCGACGTCAAGCAAGGTGACCGTCTCTACGAGATCGATCCTGTGCCCTTCCAGGCGGCATTCGTGAGCGCGAAGGGACGAGTCGCGCAAGCTGAAGCGCGGCTCGTCCAAGCCAAGCAAGATCTGGCGCGCGTCAAGCCGTTGCTCGTCGAAGATGCCGTCAGTCAGAAAGACGTCGACGATGCAGTCGCGGAAGATCTTGCCGCGCGGGCCGCGCTGGAGGCGGCAAAGGGGGATTTGGTCAAGGCCAAGTTCGATTTGGACAATACCGTCATCACGGCTCCGGTCGACGGCTTGATCGAACGAACCCGGTACTACCAAGGGCGATTGGTCACTGCGCAGACAGACCTCCTGACCGTCATTCATCAGGTCGATCCCATGTATGTGATCGTGAGCGCACCGGAGAGTTTTCTCCTCAAACGAAGACGGGACACCCTTTCGAAACGGATTCAGCACCCGGGAATCTACAAGTTGACGGGCACCATGATCTTCGTGGACGGAACGACCTATGCGCATGAGGGTGTGTTGGATTTTGCTGAAATCGGGTTGCAGGTCCAGACCGGTTCCCGGCAAGCGCGAGTGGTGTTCCCGAACCCTGATCGGGTGTTGTTGCCCGGCCAGTTCGTGACCGTGCGCTTTCACGGAGTGTCGAAACCCAATGCCATTCTTGTTCCTCAGCGCGCGGTTCAGCAGGGACCGAAAGGCGCGGTTGTCTATGTCGTCGGTCAGGGTGACCAAGTCGAGGTCCGAGACGTGAAGGCGACGGATTGGCAAGGAGACCAGTGGCTCATCGAGGAAGGGCTCCATGCCGGGGAGCGTGTCATGTTGGAGGGATTCCAACGAGTCGTGCCCGGAGCTCAGGTCAAGCCCGTCACGGTGGCCTCGACACAATCCGATACGCCGCCGGCGCCGACCGGCGGCGCGGAACAGGCGAAATGA